In Oscillatoria salina IIICB1, the genomic window TATTCAGAAAGTCTCCTTATGGCATTATTTAAAACATCGAAGTCTTCATGTGGAATTGGAATTTCTATTGATGGTCCGCCTTGGTACGGACGTTCATGTTGTTTAATTCGCGCATCATAGGTATCTTTTTTTATATCAACTTCCAAGACTCCTTCATCATAATATTGTGCATATTCATCAGCCAAACTCTTTTGTTTGGCAAAGTAAGCTAAATTATCTCCTCCAGGGTCTGAGAAATCTTCGGGATGAAATCCCTGGGTGAGCAGCTTCTGTCCCATGCCTGGTTGCGGAGCTTTGTAGATAGTCACAATGTCATCGTCATCATCACAATCATTAAGATTATCTATGTCTGGTAATAGAATTTTGGGTTCTTCTTTGAGCTTGGGTGGAAGACTACGACGTACAGGAGGAGGTAACAATTCTGGTTTATTTGGTTGAGAATTCCTCAACTGTTCGAGAAACGCATCCTCTCCTTGATTAACAGGGAGTGGGTTCAACAGTCCACCACCACCAGGAGTCCAAAGGAAAGGAGCCACTCTACCAGCTAAACTTCCTAATCCCGAAAGAAGTCCCGACCCACTTGAGAGCAAACCTGTAGCTTCTCGAACTAATAACCCCGATGGATCAGTATAAATTAGAGGACTATTATTTACATATCGATAAAGATTAACATCCCCACCATCAAACCCAATCGGGTCTTCACTAATAAACCGCCCTACCCCAGCATCATAATACCGCGCCCTGTAGTAATAAAGTTCTGTCTCCTCATCCAACTCCCGTCCGGTATAACCAAAACGGAAATCCACATTCGGATTCGTCTCACTCTCTACCTGACCAAAACTCTCATAGGTAAAGTGATTAACAACAGTCCCCTCACTATCAATTACATCCCGAATCGTCCCCTGATTGTCCCCTAGCCCCCAAAATACCTCTCCGTTAGCATTTTCGGTCACAAGAACCTGGTCAATCTCCGTTCCATGCAGGAATCTTTCTGTCTGATTCCCCTCCCCGTCAAAAACTAAAGCAATATGGTCGCCATCATAGACAAACCTTTCAACCTCAGCAACTCCCGCACCATCCCCATCCGCATCTACCGACTTACTAAGACGATGGTCAAACACATCATAAGTGTATTCAGCTTCAGCAGTGACA contains:
- a CDS encoding RHS repeat domain-containing protein codes for the protein MVATTDRNQHQTEFTYDDLNRQTSEVWLDVEDNPLRTIDYSYDAASQLIGVSDPDATYSYRYDEKGRLVEVDNTGSSNVPSVVLNYAYDAVDNLLSVTDTIGGLQAGREAFSYDDLNRVTEITQSGNGVSEKRVEMDYDAADQMTRMTHYGDLTGTQLIGESNYTYDEVGRLTTLTHRNNSEVIADYSWTYDAGNRLIELVSPDGTSEYSYDLTDQLVNADYNYQEDESYTYDENGNRVNTGYVTGENNQLRSDGIYNYEYDYEGNRIRRVEIATGEVTEYDWDYRNRLVAVVTKDVEANVTAEAEYTYDVFDHRLSKSVDADGDGAGVAEVERFVYDGDHIALVFDGEGNQTERFLHGTEIDQVLVTENANGEVFWGLGDNQGTIRDVIDSEGTVVNHFTYESFGQVESETNPNVDFRFGYTGRELDEETELYYYRARYYDAGVGRFISEDPIGFDGGDVNLYRYVNNSPLIYTDPSGLLVREATGLLSSGSGLLSGLGSLAGRVAPFLWTPGGGGLLNPLPVNQGEDAFLEQLRNSQPNKPELLPPPVRRSLPPKLKEEPKILLPDIDNLNDCDDDDDIVTIYKAPQPGMGQKLLTQGFHPEDFSDPGGDNLAYFAKQKSLADEYAQYYDEGVLEVDIKKDTYDARIKQHERPYQGGPSIEIPIPHEDFDVLNNAIRRLSE